In the genome of Meles meles chromosome 2, mMelMel3.1 paternal haplotype, whole genome shotgun sequence, one region contains:
- the LOC123937434 gene encoding 40S ribosomal protein S4-like produces the protein MGHGPKEHLKRVAAPKHWMLDKLTGVFAPRPSTGPHKLRECLPLIIFLRNRLKYALTGDEVKKICMQRFIKIDGKVRTDITYPAGFMDVISIDKTGENFRLIYDTKSRFAVHRITLKEAKYKLCKVRKIFVGTKGIPHLVTHDARTIRYPDPLIEVNDTIQIDLETGKITDFIKFDTGNLGIVTRGANLGRIGVITNRERHPGSFDVVHVKDANGNSFATRLSNIFVIGKGNKPWISLPHGKGIRLTIAGERDKRLAAKKSSG, from the coding sequence atgggtcatggtcccaaggaACATCTGAAGCGTGTAGCAGCTCCAAAGCATTGGATGCTGGATAAACTGACTGGTGTGTTTGCTCCTCGCCCATCTACTGGTCCCCATAAGCTGAGAGAGTGTCTTCCTCTCATCATTTTCCTAAGGAACAGACTTAAGTATGCCCTAACAGGAGATGAAGTAAAGAAGATCTGTATGCAGCGTTTTATTAAGATTGATGGCAAGGTCCGAACTGATATAACATACCCTGCTGGTTTTATGGATGTCATCAGCATTGACAAGACTGGAGAGAATTTCCGTCTGATCTATGATACCAAGAGTCGCTTTGCTGTTCATCGGATTACACTCAAGGAGGCCAAGTACAAGTTGTGCAAAGTGAGAAAGATCTTTGTGGGGACAAAAGGAATTCCCCATCTGGTGACTCACGATGCTCGCACCATCCGCTATCCTGATCCCCTCATCGAGGTCAATGACACCATTCAGATTGATTTGGAGACCGGAAAGATTACTGATTTCATCAAGTTTGACACTGGTAATCTGGGTATTGTGACCCGGGGTGCTAACCTGGGAAGAATTGGTGTGATCaccaacagagagagacaccctGGTTCGTTTGATGTGGTTCATGTGAAAGATGCCAATGGCAACAGCTTTGCCACCCGACTCTCCAACATTTTTGTTATTGGCAAAGGCAACAAACCATGGATTTCTCTTCCCCATGGAAAGGGTATCCGCCTCACCATTgctggagagagagacaagagactgGCGGCCAAAAAGAGCAGTGGGTAG